CATTTCATACCCATTAAGGCACAAACAGTTGCTGTAGCCACGCCATGTTGCCCTGCACCAGTTTCAGCAATAATTCTGGTTTTATGCAATCTTTTGGCCATTAAAATCTGACCAATCGTATTGTTTATTTTGTGTGCTCCGGTATGATTTAAGTCCTCACGCTTTAAATACACTTTGGTATTGTACTTTTCCGATAAGCGTTTGGCAAAATAAAGTGGTGAAGGTCTGCCCACATAATCTTTTAAAAGTTGATCGAACTCTGCCTTAAAATCAGGTTCAGCCATTATTTGCAAGTAGTTTTGACGTAATTCTTCCACATTCGGGTATAGCATCTCCGGAATGAATGCTCCGCCAAACTCCCCGTAATATCCTTTTTCAGTTGCGTTATAATTCATATTATTTTCTTTTTTTCTTTTTTTAAATCGAAAGCTTAGGATTTTAAATTAAGCCTTTTTACTATATGTGCAATTTGCTTTTCAATTCTTTTAATTTATCAATGTCTTTTAAGCCTGGTTGCAGTTCAAATTTACTATTCACATCAATAGCATGACAATATTTTGAAGTGGGTATTTCAAAAAATAATTTTAAATCTTTTACTTCTTCTAAGCCAATTCCTCCACTTAAAAAATAAGGTTTTTTAGAAGGGTATTTTTTTAAAATAGTCCAATCGAAAGTAACCCCATTACCCCCGGGCAATTTTCCTTTAGTATCAAAAAGATAAAAATCACATACCTTTTCATACGGCGCTAAGAGGCTGAAATCAAATTCATCTAAAACAGAAAATACCTTAATAATTTCTATATTTTTTGATTTTTCGCTTAATTCTTGACAAAATTCTGGAGATTCTTTTCCATGCAACTGAACAGCCACAAGTCCAAAACTTCTTATTTTTTCGATTATTTCAGTAATCGAAGCATCCACAAAAACACCTACTTTTTTAATTCGGTGTGGAATTGCATCAAGAGTTCCCTGATAATTTCTTTTTGAATTTTCCCAAAATATAAATCCTAAATAATCCGGGTGTAAAGCAGCGACATGGGCCGTATTTAAATTCATGCCACATATTTTCAATTTTAAAGCGTGCTGCTCCAAAGTTGTGGGCTTTTCCTGTTTAACTGTATAGTTGTAGGCTGCCATGATTACAAATCAGCGTTTAATTGCTCTATAAAATTTTTAGCGCTTTGGCCAGGATGATCCGTTTTCATAAAATTCTCACCAATTAAGAAACCTTGATATCCGTAGTTTTTCAACTCTTTTATCGCTTCTATACTGCCAATGCCACTTTCTGACACCTTTACAAAATCTGCCGGAATTAAATGCGATAACGATTTGCTGGTGTTTAGGGAAACCTCGAAAGTTTTTAAATTTCGATTGTTAACCCCTAATAGATCTAAACTAGGCATAATTGATTTTTGCAATTCGGCTTCATCGTGTACTTCTAAGAGTACATTTAATTGCAAGCTTTTTGCAAAATTAGATAGTTCTTTTATTTCTTGTCTCGTTAAAATGGCAGCAATAAGTAAAATAACATCAGCCCCATAGGCTTTTGCTTCTACTATTTGATATTCGTCGATGATAAACTCTTTGCGTAATAATGGATATTTAGTTACCGCCCTTGCTAACAATAAATCATCTAAAGAACCACCAAAATACTTGGCGTCTGTTAATACCGACATACCACAAACGCCTGCCTGTTCATATCCGGTAGCCACATCTTGAACATTTAAACCTTGGTTTATTTCTGATTTCGAAGGCGAACGCCTTTTATGTTCTGCAATGATCCCAGAGCTGCTATTACGTAGTGCGTTTGCCAAGGAATTTTCTGGCCTATCAAATAATACAGATTGTTCTAGTTGCTTCATAGGAATTAAAGACTTTCGTATGGAAACTTCCACACGTTTATCAGCTACTATTTTTTCTAATATATCCATTTTTATCGTTGCTCGTTGTTTTGTGTAGGTTGTCATAGCGATCCTTTTAAAAGCGTGTTTCTGGATCAGGATGTCAATACTACTTACCTTACTTTAAAATATACTATTTATCAAACACTCAATGCTTGTAATTTTTTTAATGATACCAAGGCTTTTCCACTTAAAAGCGATTCTTTTGCTTTTTCAAAACCTGCCATTGGGCTACAATTTTCAACCGTTGCGATGGCGATACCTGCGTTTGCACAAACCACATTATTTTGTGCTTCTGTACCTTTTCCTTGAAGAATATTCAAGAAAATTTGTGCTGACTCTTGAATGCTCTCACCTCCAGAAATTTCTTTCATAGTCACGGCTTTTACACCAAAATCGGACGGTTTAAGTATGCCTTCATTAGTGTTCGATATGGTTTTCGTATTTCCAGTTAAGGATATTTCATCATAACCGTCTAAGGCATGAAGCACCGTGAAATTCTTATTCGTATTCTGATACAAATACCCATACATTCTCGCCAACTCTAAATTAAAAACACCTACGATTTGGTTTTTTGGAAAAGCGGGGTTTACCATGGGCCCCAACATGTTAAAAAAGGTTTTTACCCCCAATTCTTTTCGAATAGGAGCAACATTTTTCATGGCAGGATGAAATAAGGGCGCATGTAAAACACAAATTCCAGCTTGATCAATGGTCTTCTCTAGAAAATCGGCATTACTGCTAAATTTAATACCTAAAAACTCCATCACATTGCTACTTCCACAAGTCGACGAAACGCCATAGTTTCCATGTTTTGTTACTTTAATGCCAGCTCCGGCAGTCACAAATGATGCTAAGGTTGAAATATTAAAGGTATCTTTTCCATCACCACCAGTGCCACATAAATCTATAGGATTGTACGCTGATAAATCAATGGCAATACATAATTCTAATAAAGCATCTCTAAACCCTTCAAGTTCAGCAATGGTTACGCTGCGCATCATGTATACCGTTAAAAATGCTGCAATTTGACTTGTATTGTAATCTCCGTTGGCCATATTCACTAGAATTTGTTTAGCATCTTCTTTAGCTAATACATCGTGATTAATAAGCCGGTTTAATGTGTCCTTCATTGCCTTCTTGAACCTTCCCCAAGGGGAAGGAATTTATTTATTTTATTATGCTTAATGCTTCAGTTTTATTGTTTACTTACTATCGCGAGCTCTAGTTGTTAATTCTTTACTTTAGCAACTAGTGGGCTTTTGACCCAATTTTCTAACATCTTTTTTCCGTCTGGTGTGAGAACAGATTCGGGATGAAATTGAACAGCTGAAATAGCATATTCTTTATGTCTAATCGACATAATTTGTCCGTTGGCATCCAATGATGTTATTTCTAAAACCTCCGGGAAGTCATCCGGATTAACCACCCAGGAGTGGTAACGACCTACTGCAATTTCTCTTGGCATTCCTTGAAATAAAGGATCGTCTTTTACAATGTTTATTTGTGTTGCAATACCGTGGTATACCTGTTTTAAATTAATCAAGGAACCACCAAACACTTCGGCAATTGCTTGTTGTCCTAAGCAAACACCTAATATTTTTTTAGTGGATGCATACTGTTTAATAATCGCTTTTAATAAACCTGCTTCATCTGGAATTCCAGGTCCAGGCGATAAAACAATGCTCTCAAATTTAGCCACCTCGTCTAGTGTTAGTTGGTCGTTTCTTTTGACCACTACTTCGCAATTCAAATCTTCTAAATAGTGGACTAGATTATAGGTAAAACTATCGTAATTGTCTATGACCAATACAGGACCCGTACCTTGGTTCTCCGACTGGGATAAACTCTTATCTGTTACTACTTTTTTTGTATTCATTAATTTTTTATTAAAATGCACCCTTTAGGGTTTGAAGCTTATATCTCTTCAGCTATTTCAAGGGCTTTTGTTAAAGCGCCTAACTTATTATATGTTTCCTGTAATTCTTCTTCTGCATTTGAAGCGGCTACGATGCCTGCACCTGCTTGATAATGGAGTTGGTGATTTTTACTTAAAAAAGTTCTAATCATGATGGCGTGGTTAAAATTTCCTTTAAAATCCATAAAACCTATAGCACCACCATAATAACCTCTGCTTGTTTTTTCGTATTTTTCTATCAATTGCATCGCCCTGTGTTTTGGTGCGCCACTTAATGTTCCCGCAGGAAAAGTATCCGCCACGACTTTCATCGTCGGGATATTTTTTTTCTTTTTTCCAACCACTTTTGAAACCAGATGAATCACATGAGAAAAAAACTGAACTTCTCGGTAATTCGTTACTTTTACCATGCTACCATTACGGCTTAGGTCGTTTCGTGCCAAATCAACCAGCATTACATGCTCGCTGTTTTCTTTATCGTCTTCGGATAATTGTTTGGCTAGAATAGTGTCTTGTTCGTCGTTTCCTGTGCGTTTAAATGTCCCAGCAATAGGATGTATTTCTGCCATTCCGTCTTTCACTACTAATTGAGCCTCGGGTGAACTACCAAATATTTTAAAATCGCCATAATCAAAATAAAAAAGATATGGGGAAGGGTTTATGGAACGTAAAGCACGATACACATTAAATTCATCACCTTTAAAGTTCTGAGAAAATCTCCGTGACAGTACCAATTGGAAAATATCGCCTCTTTGACAATGTTTTTTAGCTAATTGAACATGTTCTTTATATTCTTCATCTTTTAAATTAGAAGCAACCTTGCCATCCAAACTAAAATTGTACGATGCGAAGTTTTTCACATTTAAAATTTGTTCTATTTCAGAAATGTTACTTTCAGATTCGTAACAGTTTGAAAAAATATAGGCTTCATTTTTAAAGTGATTGATCGCTATGATATTTTTGTACACCGCGTAATAAATATCAGGAATGGCAACAGAATTAGCTTTTTTTGTCAATTGAACATCCTCAAAATAGCGAACTGCATCATAGGCCATATAACCAAATAAGCCGTTTTCAATAAACTTAAAGGCGTTGTTTTCGGCTTTAAATCTTTTGCTGAAATTTTCTATAACCGCAACAACATCTGTGGTGGTATCAATGACTAATTCTTCAATAGTACCATCAGGAAATTGCTGGGTGATGACTTCATTCTCAACTTTTATAGACGCAATAGGATTGCAACAGATATAGGAAAAACTATTATCGTTGGTATGGTAATCGCTACCTTCTAGTAAAATACTGTTCGGGAAACGATCTCGAATTTTAAGGTAAACACTGACCGGCGTAATGGTGTCTGCCAATATTTTTTTGAAATGTGTTTTTAATTGGTATGTCATTTTAATGCTTTAAAATAAGTAAGGCTTGTCGTGATGACAAGCCTTATATAATTATATACAATGGTGCTTTGCTCACGGTTTTTGTCGTAAGGTATTCCACCACCAAGTATTTACAGTTAAATTTTTCATTGACCTCAAAGATAGAAATCATTTTTAAGAATACAAACAGGAAGTTGTAAAAAAATAAACCCCACTAGAAAAATATCTACGTAGTGGGGTTTAGGTGATTTTCTTTAATTTTTAATGGAACTTAAAATTCTAAATCTACTACCAAATCAAACTCGTCGTAAATAGCCTTGTCTTTTAAGGTGTCTGTAAAATTTGAAGACCCGTATTTAATATTATAATTAGTTCTGTCAACCTTTAAAGTAGCGGTTGCCTTACTTCCGTAAACCGATAGATCAAAAGTAATTGCTTTCGTAATTCCTTTAATGGTTAAATCACCAGTAACCTCGTATGAATTTTTCCCATCTGCTTTAACATTGGTAAAAACTAATTTCGAAGTGGCATGATTTGCCGTTCCAAAAAAATCATCAGCATTTAAATGCCCTTCTAATTTTTCTTTTCCTTCACCTGCTTTTAAGTCTTCAACAGTAATACTCGACATATCCACCATAAACTCACCACCAGTTAATTTATCACCTTCAAACATGAGTGTTCCTGATTTTAGGTCTATTTTGCCATAGTGTGAACCTGCAAATTTGTAACCTTTCCAGGTTACTGTGCTACTTTCTGTTTTTACTTCTTTTTTTTCTCCATCAATAGGAGTTGTTGCAAATGCGGTAGCACCAAATACTAGTGCAAATACGAAACTTAAGCTGTTCTTTTTCATGTTTTTAATTTTTATTGTTTGTGTTTAAGTATTTGTGATTAAAATTTATCTAATAGTTTATTTAATAGGGTCAAATCGGCTCCGTTAAACTTATGAAGTAAACTTTCTTCTGCTTTTTTCATGGCTTGGTCCATACTGAGTAAAACTTTTTCGCCTGTTTGGGTTATCGTAATTTCAACTTTTCTCCTATTGCTCTCGCAAGTTTCTCTTTCTACAAAATCTTTTAAAATAAGCTTATCCACCAACCTTGTGGTATTACTCATTTTCGTTACCATTCGTTCATTTAAGGTACTTAGGTTAGCAGGTTTCCCTTTTTGGCCTCGCAAAATTCGAAGCACGTTAAATTGCTGTAGCGAAACATCATAGGGTTTTAAGGCATTTGTTATGACCTCATTTACTTTGTTTTCAACCAAACTTAAGTGAATTATTGTCCTTTGTTTTAAAGGAATTTCTTTTTCAGTTTTTATGGTTTCTTCTACATTCATGTCAATACAACAATTGTATATACAAATGTATTTCTAATTATTTAGGATACACTAAAGTTTGCTATTAATGTTTTGTTAAATTTTCTCTAGTTTTAAAATCACGTTGTGGGCGGTAATGCATTTTGAAAATAATGACTTATTTTTGAGGATAAAAGTTTTTAATATGGCAGATTTAGTACAAGAAGATTGGGCGGAACAACTAAAAAAAGATGCGAATGCGTTTCTTTTAGATGTAAGAACAGCACAAGAAGTAGCAGAGGGATATATACCTAATGCAACCAACATAGATATTCATTTAGGGCAAGGTTTTTTAAATGAAATTGAAAAATTAGATAAGTCTAAAACTTACTTTGTGTATTGTCGATCAGGAGCACGCAGTGGGCAGGCTTGTGCTATTATGAATAGCCTTGGTTTTGAAAATGCCTATAATTTAGTTGGAGGCTTTATGAATTGGGAAGGTGAGGTTGCTCAATAAAAAGTTTTATCTTTAATTAGGATAGTCGAATTTTCTGATCTTTCTCTCTATTTTTAACCAAAACAGCGAAACCCGAACTAGGTGCTGCAAACCATTAGAAACCAGAAATCAACATGCGAGAAGATTTTCTTCATTTTATCTGGAAATATAAAAAAATAAGAACTGCACCCCTAGTAAGTTCGCAAAATGAGACAATCGAAATTCTATCAGAAGGTACGCATAACCATTTGTCTGGTCCGGATTTTTTCAACGCCAGAATAAAAATAAATGAACAACTCTGGGCTGGCAATGTGGAAATCCACATCAAGTCATCCGATTGGTATGCACATGGCCATGAAAGCGATCCAAACTATGACAACGTAATTCTTCATGTTGTTTGGGATGATGATGTGGCTATTTTTAGAAAAGACAATACACAAATTTCTACGCTCGAACTTAAAGCTTATGTATCAAAAGAGGTATTTGAAGCCTATCAAAAACTTTTTGAAGCGCGCACGAACAGGTTTATTAATTGTCAAAATGACATAACTAGTGTTAACGATTTTGTTTTTAAAAATTGGTTAGAACGCCTATTTTTCGAGCGTTTGGAACAAAAATCGAATGCTGTAGCCGAATTATTAGTACGGCATAACAACGATTGGGAACAAGTATTGTTTTCACTTTTAGTAAAGAACTTTGGACTAAAAATAAATGGAGAATCTTTTCAAAGTTTAAGCGAAAGTTTGCCTTTTAGCATCGTTCGAAAAATAGGGGATAGTGCCCTACAACTTGAAGCTACTTTTTTCGGGATGGCGGGCTTTTTAGAAAGTGATGAAATTTCAGATGCGTATTACCTTCATCTTAGAAAAGAATATCAATTCATAGAGCACAAATTCAAATTAAACAATCAAGCTGTTCAGAAGCCAGAATTTTTTAAATTAAGACCATCCAATTTTCCGACACTGCGTTTGTCGCAAATCGCTAATTTGTATTCAAAAAATCAAAATCTGTTCCATAAAATAATAGATGCCCAGAGCTTAGATGTTATTTATGACCTATTTAATGTTCAAGCCAGTGCCTATTGGAATTCTCATTTTACCTTTGGAAAAGAATCTAAAAAAAGTAGCAAAAAACTAACTAAAAATTTTATTGAACTTCTCCTTATAAATACCATACTTCCTTTAAAATTTGAATATGCCAAGCATTTCAATACCGCCGAAGAGGCTTCTATCGTCGCTATTGTGGCGGGTATTAAAAATGAAAGGAATAGTATTATTGATAATTTTTTGTCCTTAGGGGTTGGCATATCTAATGCTATGGAAAGTCAGGCTGTTTTGCAATTGTATAACAACTACTGCTCAAAAAATAATTGTTTACATTGCGCCGTTGGGCATCATTTATTAAAAGGAAATACTTAATTTTAGCCTATGAATATTTTCTATCAGGCATTATATTTTTTTCAAAAGCGTGGTTTTGAGGTGTGTAGACGTATCGCGGAGCGTATGGGCATCAGAGCGAGAGTGGTCAGAACTTCATTTATTTATCTTGCTTTTGTTACCTTAGGCTTTGGTTTTGCCCTGTATTTGTTCGTTGCGTTCTGGTTAAAAATAAAAGATCTGGTACATACCAAAAGAACCTCCGTGTTTGACTTATAAACAATGATAAAACTCTTTAAATCTAAAATATATCTAGCCTTTTTTTTGATGATAGCTGTTTTGCTCGTTGGAGTTTTTGGCTACAGAATGATTTCAAATTTTGACTGGATTGATGCGGTTTATATGACCATCATTACGGTCACTACAGTTGGTTTTTCTGAAGTGAGACCATTAGATGACACCTCAAAACTATTTACTGTTGTTTTGATTATCTTAAGCGTTTTTATTTTTGCTTATGCCATATCGGTGATTACAGAATATATTTTAGGTAGAAATTCATTACAATTATTAAAAAAGAAAAAAGTGAAAAACACCATAAATAGTTTAAAAAACCATGTGCTTATTTGCGGTTTTGGACGTAACGGAATACAAGCATCTGAGCGTTTAAAAGCCTACAGAAAACCATTTGTAGTTATTGAGAAAGATAAGGCCATCATAGAAAGGTATGAAAATGACATTCTTTTTGTGGAAGGTGATGCTAATGACGATGATGTTTTAATAGAGGCAGGTATAGAAAATGCACAGTATTTAATTACCGCATTACCAGATGATGCCACTAATTTATTTGTGGTGCTATCAGCCAGACAGTTAAATAAAGATTTATTCATTATCAGCCGGGCATCATTGGCAAATTCTCAGAAAAAATTACTTTTGGCAGGAGCCAATAAGGTAATTATGCCTGATAAAATTGGTGGAGATCACATGGCATCACTTGTCGTTATGCCCGATTTAATTACTTTTATGGACAAATTGTCCATGGAAGGCGAGCATACAACCAACTTAGAAGAAGTCGCTATAGAAGATTTTGCGGATCAGTTAGATTGCAATTCTTTGCGTGATTTAGATTTGCGGAATAGAACAGGGTGTACCATTATTGGATATATTGAACCCAACGGTAATTATATCATTAATCCAGAAGCCGATTTAAAATTAGAACCCAAAAGTAAAGTCATTGTCTTAGGAAGACCAGAGCAAATTCGAAAATTAAATGAAATGTTTCGGATAGTTTAACTGTCTTTGATAAATAAAATTTGATACCACTTTTTTTTTTTAGATATTGCCTAACAATTAATCAAATAAAACTTACGTAACCAACATTATGAAGAAATTAATTTACTTCGTTTCTCTACTAATTTCCTTTTCAGTTTTCTCTCAAGACCTTAAAGTAGAAGGAAAAGTTTTCAATCCCTCCAACACTATCAATGATGGTGTTATAGATCTAGAAGTCTCAGGCGGTGTGGAACCTTACACTTTTAAATGGAGTAACGAAAATACCCCACTAAGCTCGAAAAGAGCCACAGGCTTAGTTGAAGGCGTTCCATATGATGTTGTCATTACAGATGCCAATGGGCAAAGTGTAAGCAAATCTTATAAAGTAAAAGCAGAAGCCATAACTGAAATTTTTAACGGTACCATGACGCCCGCGGTAAGTGCCTTAGGGTCTGTGTTGTTTTGGGATCCTTTTGCTGCAGTAGGGCTTTATGATCCTGTAGTTTATGCCGATGTAAAAAGAGTAGGAGTACCGAATTGGTCTCCTGATATGAATGATAAATTTACCCTCACAAAATGGATTAAGCCAGAAGGTTCAAAAGTTAAAAAGGGAGAGCAAATTGCTATTATTACCAATAATACTGGAGAAGAAATTGGTATTAATGCCTTAGCGAGTGGAGAATTAAAACATTTAACGGCCGAAGGTAAAGTAATTTATAATTCCGAGAATAAAGAACATATTATTGAACAAGGGGCTCACTTTTTAGCTTCTATTAAATATGATGACCCTGAAGTCGTAATACATCCAAATGGTGATCCAGTGACAAAACCTATTTCGTTTATCGTGATTTGGTTGGTATTAGGAGCCACCTTTTTTACCTTTAGAATGGGCTTTATAAATATTCGAGGCTTTGGTCATGCCATAGATTTGGCACGGGGAAAATATGATGATCCAAATGCACCTGGTCAAGTTACGCATTTTCAAGCTTTGGCTACTGCCGTGTCCGGTACTGTTGGTCTAGGTAATATCGCAGGGGTTGCCGTTGCTGTTTCTTTAGGGGGCGCAGGTGCTACTTTCTGGATGATTGTATGTGGATTTTTAGGTATGTCTTCAAAATTTGTAGAATGTACTTTAGGTGTAAAATATAGAGATATTTTACCAGATGGTCGTGTTTTTGGAGGTCCAATGAACTATTTGCGCTACGGTCTTGAAAAAAGAAATATGAAAGGTTTTGGCAAAGTACTTGCAGGTTTATTTGCAGTATTAGCAGTTGGTGCTTCTTTCGGAGGTGGAAATATGTTCCAAGCAAATCAATCTTTCGAGCAGTTAGCGGGTCAGTTTCCTGTTTTAGCAGGTAACGGATTTTGGTTTGGTATTGTCACTGCAATTTTAGTTGGTGTTGTTATTATAGGTGGTATTAATAGTATTGCTAATGTAACGGGTAAAATTGTGCCAATTATGGCTTCAATCTATATTGTTGCTGCCTTAGCGGTAATTATAATGAATATTGAGAATATCGGTCCAGCATTTTCAGCCATTTGGAATGGTGCATTTAGTCCGTCTGCATTGAAAGGGGGTATCATTGGAGTACTGGTCATAGGTTTTCAGCGAGCCGCGTTTTCTAATGAGGCCGGAGTAGGTTCTGCTGCCATTGCACATAGTACAGCGAAAACAAATAACCCTCCCTCGGAAGGCTTTGTAGCGCTTTTAGAGCCTTTTATTGACACTGTTGTGGTATGTACGCTTACCGCTCTTGTATTAATTTTTACGGGTATGCATGAGGTTGAAGGCATGGCGGGGGCTCAATTAACATCAGATGCATTTGGAAGTCAAATTTCTTGGTTCCCTTATGTGCTCGCTTTAGCCGTATTCTTATTTGCATTTTCTACAATGATTTCTTGGTCGTACTACGGAATGAGAGCTTGGACCTATTTGTTTGGAAAGAGTAAAAGAACGGAGTTTATTTATAAAATGGTTTTCTTAGTATTTGTTGTTATTGGAGCTTCGGTAAGTTTAGGCGCTGTATTAGACTTTTCTGACATGATGATTTTAGCGATGTCTTTCCCTAATATTATTGGATTGTATATCATGTCTGGGGAAGTTAAAAAAGATTTAAAAGAGTATTTTACGAAGTTAAAATCTAACCAGTTATATAAAAAGCAAATAGAGTCTAAGTAAAATAACCTAATGAAAAAATATAAATCCCACGTTAAGTTCAATACACAAGAACAGCGTGGGATTTTATTTTTATTACTTATTATTATAACGCTTCAAGTCGCTTATTTTTTATACATAGCTAAGGTTTCTACTAATTTAAATGTTACTGGTGCTTTTGTAAATGAAGAACAGCAACATCAAATTAACCTTTTAAAGCAGAACATGCTTAAAAAGGATACGCTACATTTATTTCCCTTTAATCCTAACTATATAAACGATGCCAAGGGCTATACCTTGGGGTTGTCTTTAGAAGA
The sequence above is drawn from the Cellulophaga sp. Hel_I_12 genome and encodes:
- a CDS encoding amino acid carrier protein, with protein sequence MKKLIYFVSLLISFSVFSQDLKVEGKVFNPSNTINDGVIDLEVSGGVEPYTFKWSNENTPLSSKRATGLVEGVPYDVVITDANGQSVSKSYKVKAEAITEIFNGTMTPAVSALGSVLFWDPFAAVGLYDPVVYADVKRVGVPNWSPDMNDKFTLTKWIKPEGSKVKKGEQIAIITNNTGEEIGINALASGELKHLTAEGKVIYNSENKEHIIEQGAHFLASIKYDDPEVVIHPNGDPVTKPISFIVIWLVLGATFFTFRMGFINIRGFGHAIDLARGKYDDPNAPGQVTHFQALATAVSGTVGLGNIAGVAVAVSLGGAGATFWMIVCGFLGMSSKFVECTLGVKYRDILPDGRVFGGPMNYLRYGLEKRNMKGFGKVLAGLFAVLAVGASFGGGNMFQANQSFEQLAGQFPVLAGNGFWFGIVTAILVGVVIIGGINSIANVTGKIVPIMASIYIVAALAVIIMNIENIGPAFSAIWNGAFSPSALKGGIIGVLVIGFQRAAFSNEAGVGSAAIAHSTAKTNNPPSEGFVALLEPFIDTVVVCTLTALVLIFTGMHEVEGMAGAQLTSDAFGSQISWFPYVLALAVFLFAFSTMISWSYYGMRAWTYLFGKSKRTEFIYKMVFLVFVVIGASVSLGAVLDFSDMMILAMSFPNIIGLYIMSGEVKKDLKEYFTKLKSNQLYKKQIESK